The DNA region atccttagcaccactttgcattaagcacattaagattctgacgaaaatcgggcagagtaacggctgttttcgggtaaaatccttatctcaacgccttggaattaaccatcaaggactttcaaggaaatacctgcatatataaacagacaacaatccaatgccagacagacagaacaatcacagagtaacaatagaataagggtccagaggtcctaagtccataagtccgaatctccaaaatgctagggatagtaaccaatagtccgaaagagagccttaagcgttttttagatttttgttgattattagtgttttagcataaaagtaaagtatggtccaagtggacaaaagaaaatagcggaagcataaacatatgtccaaatggacaaagaaaaaatagcggaatataaacgtccagatggacaaagagaaaatagcggaatgtaaatatgatgaaatgataaaataaagcgataaagcgagaaatataaagagcaatataataaaatgcggaaattaaagtcaattgttagatgttaaagataatcatcttgaaacttgtcaagtatgttatcaaagttagtaatgaagatcgatggtgagtgaaggatgtactcagatttaaattcaatggacatttatcagaagcttgataaaatcatagcgactacacgataaatctccataagtcttaaatcaaccgcatacaattctcttccatatttgatcttctttattcgggacacgaaatattgcgctatgttaagcagatcaccaagtgatttatgtagaaatcaccctacaacgaggccggtcaaaaactttatgtgctaatgcatgcgagagaagcgatatgtagatcactctccgaaagcaataccgcacgaaaaggaaaatggtgagtgatctagtcttcaccaagaatccataagaattctcaaggtattaagactttcatcgatcaaaattaAGAGaagcaaaagatggaaccacattaaaagctcctttcatccataatttcaatcacttaatattgcggattcggattctcatcctatcgacgccctaagttcattgatattagagagaaattaggcctctaaaatgtgattcaaagaaaatatcaaaagaaaggagtagaagaagagttagaacaaaaaacaagtcaaaaatagcaaaaacaagcattctgcctcactgtaaatcgatttacctctgtaggaaatcgatttcctgcctgtagaattcagatctggcgcaaaaaacagagtggaaatcgatttccctctgtaggaaatcgatttcttgcgcacagttttcaaaaacacagcattatgaactttgaaacttgatttaggcaaacatacaaacaccttatgatcacatatccattggagcacgaattttccatcaattcaccatcaaataggaccaatatagcatcaaagatgcattgaacacaagcaacaaagatctacatcttagaatttaggaatttaccaattcttgaaccaaatgttgaaatagcttcaagaacaagcacaaagtgtgtagatctttCACAATTGGAGATAAACAAGCaaggaaaagagtgaaatgtaggaggcttagttcaaaactagttagattcaatgtgaatctcactaattctatgagaatgaactttaggtgagggttttggaaagggtgagaaatgaatttgcaagcaattttttggctctccaagcttgagaaatgagagagtagtgacctctatttataggatgagagcaagagtagtggcaatttggtcatttgctcttggttaattaacttgtgtttaattggtacttaaatggcatttaaatggtaaaaaatggtaaaatgaggtttaagtgggtttaatgaagggattaattttggtgaggtggaaaattggtaaaatgatccaataaaaaggtgccaaaatgatgtcaagcttccctccttatagttttttgaattttgcgcacaggaaatcgatttcccataggggtaaatcgatttccaccttcaattttccaaaaaattttcttcttgcactgttttgatttttgcccgatccttcacctgtaaaatataaacaaaagagacaaaacacatattttttggattttggttagtattaaacaaataaaagctaaaagtgcttaatgattcccctcagagacaatcacagtatcaaagacaaagcctcacaatggtgcttttgattAGTGATTAAactgcaattgatgtatgatcttagggtcaaaaattggggtatgacagtcataTCTTTGGTTGCTTTGAAAATTGTATACTTCTTCCTTTTAACTCCATTACTGTCATCACTGCCACAACcactttgaagatcatcaatGTCATTATCACCCTCTTGTATTCTTCTCTATCTTTTCCACACTTTCCTTACCCTTAGTCTTACCATTACTTTCACAAATAAGGAGATCAACTAGCTTATTTTCATCCATCTCATCATACCCATCATATACATCTTCAAAGGTTGCTTCAAGAGCCATATCATAATGGTATCTCTCATCCTCACAATCATTAGAATTGTATTCGTCATGCACCTCACCAATATTGTCTGCTTCCACTCCAACATTTGTTGATTGCACTTCAACATTGTTTGCTTCCATTTCAACATTATTTGCTTCCACACCAGCATTGTCACCTCCATCCCCAACAATATCATCATTCAatccaacattgacaacttcttCCACCCTAACAATACCATCATTTATTCCAACATCACCTTTTTTAGAACAACATTCCCATAATTCACTTCAGCATTGGAACCTTCATCCCCAACATTAGCAATATTCAACTTCTCCACAATGTCATCAAGCATCTTGTTAAGCAACTCTTCCACCTCATCCAGAGTGTTGTCAGGCGCCTCATCAACATTATCCACATGACCATCAAAATAATTAGGTTGTGACAAATTGTGTTCAATGTAGACATCAATCCTTTGTTGCACACTATAGAGATTTGCAATTTCTAGATCTCCTTTGTATCAACTAGGGCATTCGTCCCAAATTGGGGTTCATTGTAATACATTTTCTAAACATTATCCATATAACCTAACTCTTTCAAAGAACCAACTAACTTAAAATAAGACCACTTATCAACATCTATAGTCAATTGAGCTACCAAGCCTCCTTCATACACACTAAGTTAAGGATCAACGAATGCACCACTGTGGTGAATTGGGAGCTTCAGAATTCATCCTTTACCACTATTCAAGTAGTAATCGTCACCTAACACAAGACCAGAACAAACATTCAAAGCCCTAAATCTACCAAAACCCTAAATTTGCAGAAAGCCCTAAATCTACCAAAACCCTAAATCTATAGAAAATCCTAAATCTACCAACAATCTGCAGAAAGCCATAATCCAGTTACGAAAGCATGTAGGTTTTACTTCCCTGGAATCAAAACACGACCTTCAGTCGTCCCTACAATCGCAATCACCACCTTCCTTCGAAATCGCCTTTGTCACTTCACGTTTCTTCTCTCTAATGTGTTCGTGTAGGAGAAATGTGCTTTTGATCTTCTCATGTTGCCTAGCAGAGTCTAAACCGTTCATTTCCTTTGCCATCTAGTCTCCACATATCCACCCCATCAAGTCAACTGCCACTTGGAACCTATTTTTGGACATTGAAGTTCACTAACGAAAGGTCTAACGTGGTTgctcttaaaaaaattaaaggaccAAAGTGACATGAAAAAAAGTTAAGGAACCAAAGTGAACTAGAGGGTATAATTAAGAGacctaaataaatattttgccttaattatatatatatatatatatatactaaataattatattatatatcatAGAACATTAGCTACAAGGAAACAATATATAAATTTAACATCAATGTTATTCCTACATTGCCACCATACACTACCATAGTTACTGTTCACAAATATGGTAAATAGTAACACGAATAGTGAACAACGTCATACATGTGAATAATGATCATGAACAATGACCGTGAATAATGTGTGAACAATGATTTTTAGTTGTAAAATAAAGTTagttaataaatttcaaaaaaattgattaataaaGTGATGAAGTTGGTCAATAAATGCCCAgatattaaaaatgatttttaatagtaaaataaagttggttaatgaaatgtaATAAGTTGGTTAATGAGATTATGAAGTTGGTTAACAAATGCCCAAATGTTAAAAATAACTTTTAGTAGTAAAATATAgttggttaataaaatataaaaaaattggttaatgaggttacgaagttggttaataaacgtctaaatattaaaaataatttttaatcgtaaaaaaagttggttaataaaatataaaaatattgattaatgaaaaaactaaatttttttaattataattttcacTGTTCACTATATTGGTCAGTAGTGAAATACGGTGTAGTTTAAGGAAATAGTATAAGAAAACAGTGAAATACGATTTaatttcttacaaaatttaatccaccatattattatttttaaatatttttttacttttaaatcgTCATTGAATTGTTacgttgaattttattttttattttatttttatttttaaataatttagttaaaaatacaaaaagaaaaaaaaagaagctaaAATTTATTCATAGAAGGAATGGGAACAAGGTTCTTTAAGTCATTACTAATAGGCCAATGTACATTTGTGACTGATAATTCTCATGATTTATGATGATATTaaacaattcaaaataaaaaataaaaatatgacaatgtACATTGGTGATATATAATTCTcatgatttatagtaatattaaaaaaaattgaatttaaaacaaaaaaatacaatatttGTAACCATAGATCTCTAACGCAAATCtcttaatattaaattttagtcACTTTATGATTAAGGTTCTGTTTGTTAAGATATCTTTTGAGCTTAGAGtttatagcttatagtttataagtTTGTATGACAATGAAATACCTGTTTGATAATAgtctttttatcttattttatcaGTTTATATCTTATTTTCCTGACATTATTTCAAATAatgttttagcttatagcttatcatttttcttccacttttaccctttttattttaactaaaattcacTTCTACCCTTtagaatttattttgatttaatataaaataattatatattaaatatcttttatgtcattttaatttatcTTCTAATTGAAACGTTATTTTTATCAAACATTTCAATTAGCTTATGAAGTACAAGTTATCAGTCATCAGTTTTAAACTATAAGTTATTAGTCATCTATCATAAACTATCAACTATTATATATCTTATCAGCCAACCGTTATTTTTACTAAACAGAGCCTAAaccaatttttattaatatttctaatgtTGAGTACTTAACTTAATAATTCAGCATAAATATTTACTTACTTacttacttatttcaaataacacacaaataaatatttacttatttcaaatagtacataaatttaaaaatagaattaataaaatataaaatttaaatatcattaataaaattgaaataaattaaataatatttaattgaaattaaataatacacaaataaatatttaattatttaaaattatttcaattaatttatttaatagtaatttaattcattattaaaatatttaattaattaaaattaaataattaattaaattttaaaagtattaattaattcaaataaaataataataaatgaatataatttctatttattaattaaatattaattaattaatttctatatgattaattataattaggatttacattttattattttttatttttaaatttgtgtattatttaaaataagtaaataattaaatatttattttgaattattaagttAACTATATACTATTAGAAATATTAACAACAAAATTTTATTGATTTACTTGTAAAGTGATTACCATTTAATTTGAAAGAActtatatttgtattttttttattttaaattcataatagtttaatattgtataaatcatgaaaattatttgtttttaaagtACATTAGTTTGGTAGTTAAAACATATGAAATGACTTAAAGGTCCTTCTAAAAACCAATGTactttaaaaacaaataattttcatgatttgtataatattaaattattatgaatttaaaataaaaaataattacattgTTTGGCAAGTCATATCttgagcttataacttatagcttataagctcgtaTGGTAATAAAAGACTTGTTTGGTAACAGTCTTTTTATCACGAGTTTATAGCTTGTtttaataacttatagcttattttttagatgctattttaaatagcattttagtttatagcttatagcttatcattttttcttccattaatacccttataaattttaattattttaaatgtgcatttaattattaattaagaaatGTCTTTTTTGTGTTATTTTACATTTTTCAGCTAGTTAAACCGTTAATTTACCAAACATTTTAATTAGCTTATCAATTATCAATCATCAACCAACAATTATAAATTATCAGCCATCAGCTATAAACTAGCTTATAACCCAACCATTCAATTTACCAAACAGAGTCATAGATCCAATACCTTAAAATTTTGAACTAATAtgtgattttaaaattttagtttatGTGACAAAATTTTATTGATATACTCATTTGTGATAATTACCTCCAATTTTTTAAAAGGTAGCCTATactttactttcttttttttattggtAATATTGATGCCTTCTAAAATTTTTGTTGCGACcatatattcaccatatattcACGGTAacaaatacatattttttttcttatgatCGGTAATATTGATGCCTTCTAACATTTTTGTTGCGACCATTCTCACGGTAACAAactgttttattaataatttttaaataaaaactgtatAGCCATCCTAAAATTTAACTCCTTCTCTAATGCAaacaaatcctaattatttattttcaatcacAATTAGATGATGTTGATATTCACATGGGCCTTAACCATCAACAATGACTTCAGAAATCTTGCTCACAAAAATCAAAGGAGAATTATAGCACAATCGTCATGTGCTCAACATGTACTATAACTTGTCATGTGATTTAAACACCACAATGTGATTTTTCTGTCTTTCTGGATCGTTGAGATCTCTCTTTTCATTCATTGGTCAGTGTGCTATTAAGCTCTGTCGATTAATTAGCGGTTCAAAATGAATGAGCAGAATTATTATTGTACCATGCAGGAGGAAGAGACAATTCTTGTAGGGTCCAAGATGTATAAAGAAAACTAACATAAAAACAGTCTTTTATTTTACACCGTTAGTTGTTACTTGTAACAAGAtttcttgaatcttgttcctccTATATAAAATGTTCCAAGGTTCTAGGTTCTAACCAAGCCATCAACTACTTAGTACAAAACACTAAGACACAAACACATCAATTTTCAACAACTTTATTGTTTGTTTATTCATTTTGTTCCACAAATAAACCAAGAATCATGATCACTTCAATCAAGTGCACACCATCATCACTCACCAACTCTACTTTTTCAAGCACAAAGCTTTTACTTCCAAGGTCTCAACTTTCAATTCAACCAACCATTCAAAATGTTGAACAAAACATGGCCCTCcctttattttctttcaaaaaaccTCTCTACCTTTCACCCATTGAGAGTTTTGCATTGCTAGTAAAGCCCAAAAGAAAGAATGTAACAGAATGTCAAGCCTATGAGGCTGATAGATCAAGGCCATTAGAGATTAACATTGAGCTTCCTAGTGATGAAGCAGCTCAAAAGGTTAAAATTGGATTGTATTTTGCTACTTGGTGGGCTTTGAATGTTGTTTTCAATATATACAACAAGAAAGTTTTGAATGTTTTTCCTTACCCTTGGCTTACTTCCACTTTGTCCTTAGCTGCTGGTTCTCTCATCATGTTAATCTCATGGGCCACTAGGGTTGCTGAGGCCCCAAAAGTTAGTTTGGACTTCTGGAAAGCCCTTTTTCCCGTAAGAAAATCACTCAATTTCCTTTTCATTCTAATAGTGTCTGACACCTGTCGGTGTCTGATATGACATATTTAGTTGcacattcaattttttaaattattattagtaacTATGTGTTAGTGTCGTGCCAATGGTGTTTGACGGAAGAATAAAGGTTAGACCGGAGTAGTTGTAAGGTATTTTACCtaagaaatttcaaatttggTAATGTAGGTAGCTGTGGCACACACAATTGGACATGTTGCTGCAACTGTGAGCATGTCCAAAGTAGCAGTTTCATTCACTCACATCATCAAGAGTGGAGAACCAGCTTTCAGTGTGCTAGTATCAAGAATCTTGCTTGGAGAAGCATTTCCCATGCAAGTTTACCTTTCATTGTTGCCAATAATTGGTGGTTGTGCACTAGCTGCTGTGACTGAGCTCAATTTCAATATGATCGGTAAGAATAAGatcacaaacaaatcttttaaaaATAGCGTACCAATTATTATATTTGAACGTACCACAAACCTAAATAGCATATTGACTTTGTATACCCCTAACGTATCTGCAAATCATGTGACTGTTGTAAATAGAGTACTTATTCATTTTTCAGGATTCATGGGAGCTATGATATCAAATTTGGCATTTGTATTCAGAAACATATTCTCCAAGAAAGGGATGAATGGAATGAGTGTTAGTGGAATGAACTATTACGCCTGTCTTTCAATGTTGTCTTTAATAATTCTCACACCTTTCGCCGTTGCTGTCGAGGGTCCTAAACTCTGGGCTGCTGGCTGGCAAACAGCAGTGTCTCAGATTGGCCCTAATTTCGTATGGTAAGCATTACACTCTCCGCGCGCGATCACCTAAGTAATAAGAGTTTAGCGTTGTAAAATAGTTATTAATGTCTTGTTTTTTGTTGACAGGTGGGTTGTTGCACAGAGTGTGTTCTACCATTTGTATAATCAAGTCTCATACATGTCTCTTGATCAGATTTCTCCTTTAACATTTAGCATAGGAAACACAATGAAGAGAATTTCTGTAATAGTTGCTTCCATTCTTATCTTTCACACGCCACTTCGTCCTATCAACGCTCTTGGAGCCGCAATTGCGATTCTTGGAACCTTCATCTATTCGCAGGTGCATTTTTATTTCCTTCTAAACTATGTTTGTTTCTCTATGCATAATCTCTTGTCCATTAATTAACACATTTTCTGTTGATTATGTGAAAGAGCAGGCTAAAGAGAAATAAGGATGTGATTTTGAAGCTGTTGTTGAAATCAAGAGAATGATGACTCTTGTTTTGAGCTTATGGTGTTGGACTATATATGATAAGATTATGATTAGGACTATATGGTGTTGATTAGAGAGTGTATTATGTTGTCAATAGAGGTTTTCTTTGAGGCCATTTAAAAGTGTTTGTAATCTTGTTTTTATATGTATAAATGAATTTTTCAATATGTTTTTTCTAagagattttcaaaatattattctgaagtttgtatttttaaaataatttatataaattgcAAATGAAATTTAATATTTTGAGATTAGATAGTCCAAACTATCTAATGGtaataaaagttaaaataaaaataaaataaaacatggttcAAACACTTAACCTTTGATGGCTTGGATACCAACTGAATCTTGCATTGGTTGTCAAAAAAAATATGAACGTTAAAATAGTATAATTGTTCATTattttaaatacaaaatttaattCATATGGTATTTTTTTCATAAAGTGGTATAAACTTCTCTATAAATAGATATACTTGAAAAACAAAAAAGCagatcaaattatatatatatatatatatatatatatatatatatatatatatatatatatatatatatatatatatatatatatatatatatatatatatatatatatatatatatatatcattttctaTCATTTTAATTATCATTCACTTCATTAATGAGTGGAGTATATGAAACATCTTTTTGTAACCaattatcaaaaaaataaagCTTCTTTCAGTAGTTGATTATCAAAATATAAGTTTAGTGTTATTGTATAATTCACATTAAGgcatttaaagttttatgaaggaaattatagTTAATCTACATTGTATTTAGTATATAATAATTGGTGGGGTTAAATGAGCTTAAAAGTAAGTGTGATTTGACAGCTCTAAGCTACCCATTGTAattagagctgtcaatatgggttATCCGGCCCTAAACGTGCCGGCCCTAGCGGGCCCTGGGCTTTTCAATGCTGGGCCAAAAAGGCCCTGTATAATATGGACTtgagatttactacccgagctCGGCCCTAGATGGATTTCGGGTTAACCGGCCCTAAtgggtttttttatttaaaaaattaaaataaaaacttcataatatttattataaataaaattaaaaattatgttattttaaacataatacatttttaagtactatattatctctaataaatactataatgtgtttctaaatacaatatatgtctaaattgaataaaataatacttgaatatttattataagaaaaactattataatatgatgaaaaaatgttgattgtattaatgtataatatttaaaaaagaaagattgaataaaatagagataaaatttagtgaagtgagaaaaattaatatgctattttggagtaagataatataaatattaatatatttttttaaatttataattatgcgggcctgatgggctacccacggTCCATATGGGCTGAACATAATGGGTAGtgggcttttcagggctgggttaaaaaggccctgaaaaacatgggctctaattttaaggcccaagcctTATGATTTTCCGGGCCTGGCGGGCCGGCTCATATAGGCTatcccattttgacagctctaattgCAATTCATTTATATTCTTCCTAAACAACATATTATTATCCAGTTCCTTATTAACCATATAAATAGTAGTAACTTAAATTATGAGGCCCCCATAATTGTGAGGCCCTGTGCTGTGGGGCAGGTTGCACAGGCACAGGGTCGGACCTATTTATCTGTTAATCTCAATaatcaaacaaaatttttatcGGACTGAGTTTTAGAATCAAACAAAAATTTTCACCGGTTTATCTCTAAAACCAAATAAGAACTTTAAACTAAAGTACACTCTTGAAATAACCAATAGAGACGCGACACCAATACAAACTTTCTCACAAGTAGCATTCACCCACAAGCACTAAGGCAACTTTAGGGGAAAGAAAAATATCAAAGAGATAGGAGAAgagtaataaaatagaaaaaataggaAAACTACCGAttctgttaagaaatgtggttaggcctaattcaaccctacaaaaccggctagtAGGGTGAAGATTGCCCCCACTtgtaaggacatgttcaggccatatattgtccgatgtgggactcttaacacacccctcacgctcaggactagacaactggagcgtggaaataaacggtgggtggcccgatagcggaaaccatagaaggtggcccaccggatcttaaaccaggctctgataccatgttaagaaatgggTTGGGCCTaattcaaccctacaaaaccggcttgtagggtgaggattgcccccacttataaggacatgttcatgccacatattgtccgatgtgagactcttaacatatTCTAGTGTGTATTCAAATGTATTAGGTTGTCAATAGAGGTTTTCTTTGAGGCTCTCGATTTTATATGTATAAATGAATTTTTCAATTTTAAGAGATtttcaaaattaatattattcagaaatctgtattttcaaaataatgTATACAAATTGCAAATGAAATTTAATATATTGAGATTAGATAGTCCAAACTATCTAAtggtaataaaaattaaaattaaaataaaataaaacatggttcTAACACTTAACCTTTGATGGCTTGGATACCAACTGAATGTTGCATTGGTTGCCAAAAAATTATGAACGTTAAAGTAGTATAATTGCTCATTATTTTAGGTACAAAATTTAAATCATAtggtattttttttcttcataaagtGGTATGAATTTCTCGATAAATAAATATActtaaaaggcaaaaaaaaaacagacttatatatatatatatatatatatatatatatatcatttttctaccattttaattattttaaatcatcATTTTATTCATTAATGCAATAGTGGAGTATATGAAACATCTTTTTGTAACCAATTATCAAAAGATAAATCTTCTTTCTATAGTTGATTATCAAAATATAAGTTTAGTGTTGTTGTACAATTCACATTAAGGAATTCAAAATTTTCTGAAGGGAATTATACTTAATCTACattgcatataatatataataattggtGGGGTTAAATGAGCCTAAAGGTAAGTGTGAACTCACAGGCTTTGAAGTTTATAAGTGTAATCTTCATTCTATTGTTGCAGTATCTACCCAATGACCACAATTTCCAACCGTCTTTAATCTTCATTAGAGTTTTTAGCTTTTCGATATCCTGGTTTCAGTTAAATGTTTTTGATTTTGTGGAATTCTATGAAGGATAGTTAAAGGTGTTCAATATTTCATGGGTTTCCATGAAGAATCGTTGAAGGTGTTCAAGGATCTTTCAATGGTTCTGATGTTTCTTTGTTCAGAAAACCtttaatgtttttgtttttggtttgttagTTTTTTGTTGATCTTTGGGACAATTGCTATGATACTCTCAATTGGTTGACCTTTAGATGCTGTAATATGATGTTGTGTTTGTGAAATCTGATAATGATTATCTGCATGCCATTTTTGTTTTGGTATTATGAATCCTTattaatataagaaaaattataACAAAACGTTCCATATCTGTAGTAGTGGAGAAAGCTGTAACTTCTGCGTTTGCAATGGAGTTAGTTGTGTATAGTATTGGTAAGACCGTAAGAGTGAATAAAAACATATACTCTCAAATAGCAAATCACTAAAACTGATATGCTATAGAAAAAAGACAATTGCAAATCAGTATCCATTTTCTATTTGATAGTGCATTGCCCGATTATAAGAAATAGGAAGTTTTAGATTTATCTTACTGCAAGTTTGATCATTTCTTTTAATGGTTGCACAAGGGAGACCATTttgaatataataattttttcatcTTACACATCAATGCAAAACAAGATGAGTTCTGGTATGTATGGAAACACAATGAATGCACTTAGTTGCTAAAATGCAGTTTCTTTTTCCTTAAACAACAATGAATGCAATTTCAAAAACACAATGGTGTGTGATACCACATAATAGAAGTATGATGATTTCCATGTACAATATTCAATTCGTGAATACATAAGAAGATACAAATATACAACAATATTAATCATTTTATTAAGGATTAATGAAGCCAAAAAGTATTTTGATAATATTTCACTTCATATTTATACACATACAAACGATAGGGACATGTGTAAGTCCCTAAAATCAGTTTCGATCAAGTGAACATTGTAGAAGCCAAATGGTTACACTTACATCGACTAAATACTAATTTTTCGCTCTATGATAACAATTGGAGCTTACTAATGTTATGATTCAAATGACTGATTTTCAAATTAATTGGAGATGTTTCTGATAACAATTGGGAACAAAATTAAACTATGAGCTTGACCTATATTTGAAATGTTGCTTATATGCAGACAACTTTTATATCTGATTTTGGAGGTAGAATATTCCATCTATCAGGAATAAGTTAATATTGATTTACGTAACATATATGTGAAGTCTTTGAATCTTATCTAATATTGTTATTGGCGG from Vicia villosa cultivar HV-30 ecotype Madison, WI unplaced genomic scaffold, Vvil1.0 ctg.000758F_1_1, whole genome shotgun sequence includes:
- the LOC131631013 gene encoding glucose-6-phosphate/phosphate translocator 2, chloroplastic-like gives rise to the protein MITSIKCTPSSLTNSTFSSTKLLLPRSQLSIQPTIQNVEQNMALPLFSFKKPLYLSPIESFALLVKPKRKNVTECQAYEADRSRPLEINIELPSDEAAQKVKIGLYFATWWALNVVFNIYNKKVLNVFPYPWLTSTLSLAAGSLIMLISWATRVAEAPKVSLDFWKALFPVAVAHTIGHVAATVSMSKVAVSFTHIIKSGEPAFSVLVSRILLGEAFPMQVYLSLLPIIGGCALAAVTELNFNMIGFMGAMISNLAFVFRNIFSKKGMNGMSVSGMNYYACLSMLSLIILTPFAVAVEGPKLWAAGWQTAVSQIGPNFVWWVVAQSVFYHLYNQVSYMSLDQISPLTFSIGNTMKRISVIVASILIFHTPLRPINALGAAIAILGTFIYSQAKEK